ATTGGCACACTATCGAGTTCTCACACAACACACGCACACCACAACCACCCCACCAAACAGGGCAATCACAGCAGCTGAAACACCAGCGAACGTTTCCCTCGCAACCACTCACCACACTCACTGCGGCGGGGGCTGTCGGTCTCGCTGACTCACACAAAGTTACACACCCCCCCAACCAAACACAAACTCCCAGCACAACCCACAAAAAGGCGGGCGTTACACGCGGCGTATATCGGCGCCCAAGGCCGTCAGCTTCTCCACGAAGTTAGGGTAGCCCCGATCAATGTGGGCGACGTCGTGCACCGTTGTTACGTCGTCTGCAACTAGCCCCGCCAGGACCAGCCCGGCGCCCGCCCGGATGTCGGAGGCCCACACGTCCGTGGACGACAGGCGCTCCACCCCGCGCAGGACCACGTGGTGGCCGTCGACACTCGCGTCCGCGCCGAGGCGGAGCATTTCGTCAACGAAGCGGAAGCGCGCCTCGAAGACGTTTTCCGTGATCACGGAGGCGCCGTCGGCGATAGCGGAAATGCCGATTGCCATCGGCTGCAGGTCCGTGGGAAAGCCCGGGAAGGGCAGGGTCTGGTAATCCACAGCGCGCGGGCGGTCCTGCATGCGGACGCGGAAGCCGCTGTCGTAGCTTTCGACGCTCGCGCCGGAGATCTTGAGCTTTTCCAGCGCGAGGTGGAGGTGCCGCGGCGCGATGCCGGTCACCGTGATGTCGCCCCGGGTCATGGCCGCGGCGTACGCCCACGTGCCGGCGACGATTCGGTCGCCGACTACCGTGTGTTCGGTGGGCCGCAGCTTATCCACCCCGTCGACCGTGATCGTCGAGGTGCCGGCTCCCGCGATCCGCGCGCCCATCGCATTGAGCATGTCGCATAGGTCCACGATCTCGGGCTCGCGGGCGGCATTGTCCAGCGTGGTCCGCCCCTCGGCCAAAACGGCGGCGGTGACGATGTTCTCCGTCGCCCCGACGGAGGGGAAGTCCAGTTTGATGTTCGCGCCGGTAAGCTTGTCCGCCCTGGCCACCACGGCCCCGTGCTGGATGTACGTGGTCGCCCCCAGTTTTTCGAGGCCGGACTGGTGCATGTCCAACGGGCGCGAGCCGATCGCGTCGCCACCGGGCAGGGCCACGTAGGCCTCGCCGCAGCGGGCCGCCAAAGGGCCGAGGACAGCGACGGAGGCGCGGAACTGGCGCACGGCATCGAAGTCGGCGTGCGGTGACACGTCCGCCGGAGTGGTGATGGTGACCACCGAGCCGTCGATCTCCACCTCGCAGCCCAGTCCGACGAGCACGTCGCGCATGAGGGGGACGTCAAGGATCTGCGGGCAGTTGCGCAGCGTGGTCGTTCCCTCCGTTAGAAGGGTGGCGGCCATGAGCTTGAGCACGCTGTTTTTGGCGCCGTCCACGCGGACGGAGCCTTCTAGGCGGGTCCCGCCCTGAACAAGAAATCGTTCCTTCACGCGACCCACCCTACAGAAAGCGGGTGTTAGGGCAGCGCCCCGATGCGCCGGGCCGCGTTGACGGCCTCGTAGCGGGTGTGGGCGCCCAGCTTGCGCATCACGCTGCGCAGATAGGACTTCACTGTCTCCGCCCCGATGCCCATTTCCTCGGCCGCCTCCACGTTCGTGTGGCCGAGCGCAACGCACGACAAAACGTCCAACTCCCGGGCGGACAGCTTCGTCGACTGCTTCACGCGCACGGGCGAGACCATCTGGTCACAGAGCTGCTCGAGCTCCTTGCGCAGGGTGTCGTCCTTGACGCGGTTGGCCAGCATGCGCAGCTTTGAGTGGGTCGAGCGCACCTGTTCCCACTCGGCGCCGTTCATGATCCGGCCCGGCTTCGGGTTGCCGGCGGCGCCCTCGGAACGTCGTAAAGCGGCATTGATGGCGAGGTCCTGCTCGAGGGTGCGCGCTGTCATGGTGACCTCCTCGATGACCTTGTCGCCGAGGCGGACGGGCGAGTGGACGCCCACGTAGAGGACGCCGCGGATCTCGCGCTGCACGATGACGGGCACCGCGACGACGGAGTGCAGGCCCTCGTCCTGAATCTGGCGATCGTACTCGTGGGAAATGACGCTCGCGCGCACGTAGTCGGACACGCCCACGGCGCGGCGCGTGGCCACGACGCGACCGCCCACGCCGGACCCGGGCTCGATCAGCAGGTTTTGCAGCGCCGGGGTACGCAAGCCGATCCACTGGGTGATCTGCAGGCGGTTGTCGTTGAGCAGAGTGCCGTACATCGCCACCGGGATTGCCGTGGCGGTCTTCAGCGCGGTGAGCGCTGAACGGATGGCGTCGTCGTCATCTCTGATTCTCTGGGCGTCCATCATCGATCCTTCGGGGCTATCTGCGTTCGCGTGCATCCAATAGTGACCACGATGAGCAACATCATAACCGGCTTCCGGGGGTAGCCAAATTACACCCGCCCAGCCCGTTAGCTTTGTGTCGTAGATCTCCCTGCCCGAAGCGGGGGTAGCGCATGCGCGCGCAATGTAGACCGTGTAGTCTACTTAATGGAGACGTGGCGGTCTAGATAGAGCGTGTACACTTGCGCCCAGAAACTGGACATCGGGTGCGGATGCACCCCAACCACGAAAAGGGAGACATCATGGCACAACCCAAGATCGCTGCAAACGTTCTCGACCTCATCGGCAATACCCCGCTCGTCGAGCTTCACGACGTCACCGGGGACGTCAAGGCCCGCGTCCTCGCCAAGCTGGAGTTTTACAGCCCCGCCAACTCGGTCAAGGACCGCATCGGCAAGGCCATCGTCGAGGCCGCCGAGGCTTCCGGCGAACTGAAGCCCGGCGGCACGATCGTCGAAGCCACCTCCGGCAACACCGGCATCGCGCTCGCCCTTGTCGGCGCCGCCAAGGGCTACAAGGTCGTTCTCACCATGCCGGAGACCATGTCCACCGAGCGCCGCGTGGTCCTGCGCGCCCTCGGCGCCGAGATCGTGCTCACCCCCGGCTCGGCCGGCATGAAGGGCGCAGTGGAGAAGGCCGACGAGATCGTCAACTCCACCGACAACGCCATCTTGGCGCGCCAGTTCGAAAACGACGCCAACCCGAAGATCCACTACGCCACCACCGGCCCCGAGATCTGGGAGGACACCGACGGCGAAGTCGACATCCTCGTCGCGGGCGTGGGCACCGGCGGCACCATCTCGGGCGCGGGCGCTTACCTCAAGGAGCGCAAGCCCGAGGTGAAGCTGGTCGCCGTCGAGCCCGCCGCATCCCCCCTGCTGACGAAGGGGGAGGCCGGCCCGCACAAGATCCAGGGTCTGGGCGCGAACTTCATCCCGGGCACCCTCGACCGCGAGATCCTCGACGAGGTCATCGCCGTCCCCCACGAGGACGCCGTTTCCGTCTCCCGCGAGCTCGCCCGCACCGAGGGCATCCTGGGCGGCATCTCCACCGGCGCAAACCTGAAGGCCGCCCTCGACGTGGCCGCCCGCCCGGAGAACGAAGGCAAGACCATCGTGGTCATCGTCCCCGACTTCGGCGAGCGCTACATCTCCACCATCCTCTACGAGGACATCCGCGACTAAGCGCATGCTTCTCGACGCCCGGGCGGTGTTACACTCGGCACACATGTGGAAGGCCGTGAACATGATCCGGGAAGACCTGCGCAATGCTCGCGCTCACGACCCGGCCGCCCGAGGCGATATCGAAAACGCAATTGTCTACTCGGGGCTCCACGCCATCTGGATCCACCGAGTTTGCCACTGGCTGTGGAAGCGCGAGGTCCGGGGCCCCGCGCGCGTCCTCGCGCAGTTCGCGCGCTTCCTCACCGGCGTTGAGATTCACCCCGGCGCCACCATCGGGCGCCGCTTCTTCATCGACCACGGCATGGGCGTCGTCATCGGTGAGACCGCAGAGATCGGCGACGGCGTCATGCTCTACCACGGTGTCACCCTGGGCGGCCAGGTGCTCACCCAGACGAAGCGCCACCCCACCATCGGCGACAACGTCACCATCGGTGCCGGTGCCAAGGTGCTCGGCCCCATCACCATCGGGGCGAACTCCGCCATCGGCGCCAATGCCGTGGTGACCAAATCGGTCCCGCCGAACTCCATCGCCGTGGGCATCCCCGCCAAAGTGCGCGAGCGCCGGGCCGAGGAGACCAAGCACCTCGTCGACCCGGACAAGTACTTCGACCCCGGCAGCTACATCATCTAGCTGGGGCCGCTCACCGCACTACTCCGGCGAGCAGCCCTGCTCTTTCAGCCAGGCGATAGCCTCGGCTTCGGCGTCGGTAGTACGCACGTCCGGCTGGATCGGGTCCTCGGCGAATTCCTCCCCGGTCCGGGCCTTGTCTTTCGCGGTGGTGATGGTCATGTGGGCCCCGTCGTAAAGGTCGATGACCATGTTGGCGGAGGCATAGCCTGCAGTGGGTTCGCCGAAGCTGCGGGAGCGCTCGAGCCCTCGGAAGGCCAACATCGTAGCTTCGCCGGAGGAAGCGGTGTCGGCGTCCACGAGCAGGGCGACCGGCACGTCGCGCTTACCTCCTTGCGTGGTCACTGGCGTCCCACCGCCTCTGACGGAGTTGCCATCGACGGTGACATCAGTGGTGCCGAATCGTGAAACGAAAGAGAGAGCTGGGCCGTCGGGAAGCAAGGGCGAAACGCCCGCGACCATGGGGCCCATGTCCCCGCCCACATTGCCACGCAGGTCAACGACCGCGCCGCAGGCAGCGTGCGCGAGGATCCCCTCGGTGAGGGTGTCGGCGTACGCCTGCACGTCGTCGTGACGCGAAACGTCCGGCACTGTGGCGAAAGCGACGTCACCACGAGGCACCACCGAAGGATCGCGCTGGTCCGGATCTTCAGCCGAGTCCTCGCCCGCGGGGAAGATGTTGGAGTGTTTCCCCCCAGCCGCCTTAATCACCTCGCGCAGCGACGCGTGCGTGTCCTCATAGGATTCAACTCCCCGGACCTGCCGCAATGCGTCATCCTTCACCGCTGAAAACTCTTCCGACTCTGCATAGATACCAAGCCTCTCCGCAACTCGTGCCACGTCTTTCGCATACTTCTGCGGAGACGGCTTAAAAAGGTACTGAGTCGTGCCCGTGAGCGCCCCGGTGGTCGCCGGTCCCCATGTGTAGGCTGCGGCGGCGAGGGCGACGAGCACCACGGCAACTACGACGCCACAGCCGGTTGCGATTTTCTTTCCGCGTGTCACAGTTCATTCCTCGCATGGAAGACAACTCACCGCAATAGAGTACTGAGTAAATATCTTTGGACGCGTTTTCCCCGCGGCCTTGCAGAAGCGATCACTTTACCTCGCACCCGCATCTGTCAGCGCCCCCAGGCGCCACAGCCACAGGCCGGGAACGTGCGGGTGTTAGCTGCGCCTAACCGCCACGCAGCTGCTTCTCCCGGGATCGCAGGAGATGCGTGCCACGACTGCCTTTACGCCCGAGAGTCCGCAATGCGGATTCGGCCCGCGGGGTGCGGGGTTGGGAGAGTTCGCGGTGTGGGGTCGGCCCTCGCGCCGAGCGGAGCCCCCTGAAAAGTCCGCATTGCGGACTCCCTCACGTGGGATGGGGGGTCGGATAGCTCGCCCGCGCTTGTCGGAGAGTGTCCGTTTGTTTGTGTGCGGGGGCTTGGTTTACAAGTAGTTGGCGAACCGGTCTGGGTAGGCCACGGATAGTTGGTTGATGGCTTGTTTCCACCCTGAGGTTTTCGCCCCTTCAATATAGCCGTTGCAGTCGATTGCCCGCTTCGCTTTTTTCGCGCGTTGGGCGGCGCGTTTGTCCTCGATGTTGCAGACCATCAACCACAGCGTCTTCAACGCCGCAGCATCCGTGGGGAATTGGCCACGGTTGCGGGTCGCTTTCCGCAGCTCAGCGTTAAGCGACTCGATGGCATTGGTGGTGTAGAGCACCCGGCGAGCTGCAGGCGGGAACTGCAGAAACGGTATAAACCTCTCCCACGCATCACGCCAGACCTTCACCGACTGGGGGTACTTCCGCCCCAGTTCCGAGGCTTCGAAGGCATCGAGGGCGGCGCAAGCGGCGTCCTCGTTCGGTGCGGTGTAGACCTGCCGCAGCGCGCTGGATACAGATTTGCGGTCCTTATAGGACACCCACCTGTTGGCGGCCCGGATCAGGTGCACGATGCAGGTTTGTACCATCGAGTTCGGCCAGGTCGCTTCCACGGCCTCAGGCAGGCCTTTGAGCCCGTCGCAGCAGACGATGAACACGTCATTGACTCCACGGTTCGCCAGGTCCGCGCACACGGATGCCCAGAATGCAGCCCCTTCATTGTCGGCGATCCATAGTCCCAGGATGTGTTTGGTCCCGTCGATGTCGATGCCAACAGCCATGTAGCAGGCTTTATTGACCACCCGGTGACCATCGCGGATTTTCACCCGCAGCGCGTCGAGGAAAATGACCGGGTAGAACTCATCGAGCTGACGGTTTTGCCACACCATCACCTCATCGAGGACCGCATCGGTGATGGTACTGATGGTATCCGGGCTGATGTCCACCCCCAGGGTCGATGCCAGGTGGTGCTGGATATCGCGTACCGTCATTCCGCCGGCGTAGAGCGAGACGATCATGTCATCGAGCTCTGTCAGCCGGCGTGCCCCTTTCGGCACCATGACCGGGTGAAACGTGCCCGCTCTATCCCGAGGCACTGTGATGTCCACCGGGCCGTAGCCGGTGCCCACAGTTTTGGTGTACGACCCGTTGCGGTGATTGCCACCGTTTGAGGGGCTTACCTGGGCTTTGGCCGCGCGATCTGAGTGCCCGTACCCCAAATGGGCGTCCATCTCCGCCTGCAGACCCGCGTTGATCGAGGCTTGCAATAGACCTTTGACCAGGTCGCTGGCATCGTCGACGGAGGTTGATAGCTCGCCGATCAGTGCGGCGATTTCCGGGTTTTCCATCAGCTTCGCGCTGATCTCGTTGACCCTGCTCGGGTCATGGCCTTTCTTCGGTGACACGGTAGTCATTATCAGTGAAACTCCTTCTGGATCAGAGCCTCACACACAAACTTCCTGACACCCTCGCTTGTCGAAAAGTAGCCCAAAGAGTCCGCAATGCGGAGTCTGCGGGGCTGCGCGAACCGGGCGCCACGAAGGATCCCAATGCGGGGTCCGGGTGACTGCATCAACGGTCAAGTCAGTCCGCAATGCGGACCTTACGCACCCTGTTCAAACACGCGCTCTATACACCCCGCCATAAACCTCAAAACAGCAGCTAGACACCCATGTCCAGACCCCCTGCTACCGTACAAAACGAACACACGATCTACACCCAGGGGGACTATATGCACACGCCAACCATCACCACCGACAGCACACCAGAACACATCGCCGCGACCATCGAAAACAGCTTCGCAGCATTCACCCGCCACAAAGCCACCACCCTGCACACCATCGCGCTTTTCGACGCCCTCAACCTCGCCCGCCACTTCGGCGCCAGCACCACCGCACAATGGCTCATCCGAACACTCGCCCTGCCCAACTCCACCGCCCACGAATACGTCAAAATCGCCCGCGCCATGAAACGCTTCACCACCCTGGCCACCGCATTTTTCGACGGCACCACCAACTACTCCAAAATCCGGCTCATCCTGCCGCTTCTTACCGATGACAACGAAACCGAACTCGTCGACCTCGCCTGCACACTCGGCTACCACGAACTCGAACTCGCCCTGCTTCGCTACCGCACACGCCCACCCACACCCACGAGAAAAACCTACGTCCGGCTCAAAACACAACCCAACGGGCGCCTGCGCCTGTGGGCCGACTTCAACCCCGCCGAAGCAGCCCGACTCACCGCCGCACTCAAAGTCGGCGAACTCGCCTGGCACGACGTCGACTGGCACACCCTTTTAGGAAGCGACGGCTACCTCGACACCAACCACATCACCACCGAACTCAACCACCACACACCCCGCCACTGCACCGGATTCGGCCCACCAATTAGCGAACACCTCGTCAGCGCGTTCATGGGCATGGTCAACATCGCCCTAACACAGCCCAACAACCCGCTGCGCGCCCCCGGCGCCCACGTCAACATCGTCATGACCACCGACGGAAAAGCCTATCTGCCCACCAACCCCGGCGCACCATCCGACGCAGTGAAAAACTTCCTCGCCAACGCCGACTACCGCATCAACACGGTCGACGACACCGGCCTCGTCCTCAACACAGGAAGACGCTTCCGCCTAGCCACCAACGCACAAGTCAACGCGCTGATGCTCATGTGGCGCGGACAATGCGCCATGCCCGGCTGCACCCACACACGCTTTATCGAAATGCACCACATCCACGACTGGGCCGACGGCGGACCCACCGACCTCGACAACCTGCTCCCCCTATGCTCCGCCTGTCACAGCCTCGTCAGCGACGGCGCAGTAAAAATCCTCCGCGACCACGCAGACACCCACTTCCTCTACCCCGGCGGCATACGCTACGTAAGCCACAACTACGGCCTACCTATCCGCAACGACAACGCACGCACCCTCACCGAATACAACGACATCACCTGGGCCTAGAAACCACAGAAAAACGCCGGAGGACCGAGCTGTTAGGCAACGAGGTCGGCGTAGTCGGGGTTCTTCTCGATGAAACGCGCCACCGCCGAGCACTGGGGGATGACCTTCAGGCCGTCGCTGCGGGCGTCGTCAAGCGCGAAGGCAATCAGCGGTTTGGACAGGCCGCGGCCCTGGAACTCCTCGTGGACTACCGTGTGCGGCAAAACGCGCACGCCGGCGCGGTCCTGGAAGGTGGCGTAGCCGGCGAGCTGGCCGTCGACGTGAATTTCGTACTGCCCCTTCTCCTCGTTCTTCAGCAGGTCGGGGGTTGTGTTCTCGGACATTGTTGCTCCTTTCTCTGGGAAGGTGCCCCAGCATAGCGGACCAGAAAAAGGAAACCGTACGAAAAATGCCCCTCCCAGTATCCCGGGAAGGGCATTCAATGTGGCCAGAGCCAGGATCGAACTGGCGACCCCACACTTTTCAGGCGTGTGCTCTACCGACTGAGCTATCTGGCCGGAACTGCTCCGAGGAGCTGTTCTGCGACCCTGACGGGACTTGAACCCGCGACCTCCGCCGTGACAGGGCGGCGCGCTAACCGACTGCGCCACAGGGCCGTATTTTGTTGTTTCTGCCTGCGCCAGCCGCGGCTTTTTACTGCCTCACACTGTCGCGTGCACGAGTTGATACTCTACACAGACGCCCGGAAACTCTACAAATCAACAGCTTAGGCACCGTTTTTACGGAGCGCTGCCAACGGCAACGAAAAAAGCGGCCGACACTCCGAAGAGCGCCGACCGCCTACCGCGACCCTGACGGGACTTGAACCCGCGACCTCCGCCGTGACAGGGCGGCGCGCTAACCAACTGCGCCACAGGGCCATATTCTCTTGTCTGGACCGCACCACCGGCGGGATCCACGTACCCCCAACGGGATTCGAACCCGTGTTGCCGCCGTGAAAGGGCGGAGTCCTAGGCCACTAGACGATGGGGGCCCGCTGCATAAAAAGCGCGTTGCTCCCGTGCAGCTCGACTATCATAAACCAGCGCCTTTTACCGCGCCAAACCTGCTGGCTGGCGCTTTTTTCTCCCTGTTCACCTGCGAGGACGTTTGGCGACGCGGCCTCGGGGCACGGGGGTAAGGTCTCTGCCATGGACACTGCCAGGGACACTGCCACGGACGGCAACTACGGCTACAGCGCCGACAAGGACCGCTACATCGCCCGCCTGAAGCGCATCGAGGGCCAGGTGCGCGGGGTCGAGCGCATGATCGAGGACAACAAGTACTGCGTGGACATCCTCACCCAGATCTCGGCCATCACCTCCGCGCTCGAAAACGTCGGCCTGGCCCTGCTCGATGAGCACCTCTCGCACTGCGTCGCCGGCGCGATCGAGGACGGCGGACAGGAAGCCGTCGAGGCTAGAATCAAGGAGGCAATGCAAGCAATTAAACGGATGGTGAAAAGCTGATGGCAACCGCGAAGATTTACGACGCCGAACTGCAACCGACCAAGGAAGAAGTGGCCGCTTCCAACTCCCGGATCGTCGAGCTATCCGGCTCCTACCGTGTCGTGGACCCCGAGGACGTCGTAGGTATCGAGGTGCTAGTAGGCAAAGACTCCGACGACAACGTTGTCCAGCTCGCCCTCACCTATCGCCCCGCCGAGGAAGCCTTGGACACCGAGCTTTTGCGCATGCAGCACTCGGTCTTGGGTGAGCGCTCCGTGGCCTACCTCACCGATGACGCCGTCGCCGTGCGCGAGATCATCGCCACGATCCTGCGCGGCGCCCCCGGCGCGGACTTCGACAACGGCGAGCCGATCTTCCCGGTCCGCGGCAACGGCACGTCGGCGGAGGCGGAGGTCAGCGACGTGGAGATTCAGGACTGCAACGGCTGGACCTCGCTTGGCACCGCGCTTATCGACGGCGAACAGCACCAGTTCCAGCTACGCATCCAGCGCTTCGTCCAGGACCAGGCGGCGGCCGACGACGACGAGCTTGCCCTCGTCACCGACAGCGGGGCCACGCTCATGCGCCTCGAGGTGTGGACCTAGAAACGCCGAAGCCGCCCCGTAGGGCGGCTTTTTTGTGGGCCCTCCGGGGCTCGAACCCGGGACCTGCGGATTAAAAGTCCGTAGCTCTACCAACTGAGCTAAAGGCCCTTGCTGCCGTGTAGTGTAGCGCCCCGCTGGCCGCGGAGGGAAACCGCCCTCGCCTTAATGGCAATTGTTTTCATAACGGGCTTTTCCTACTAAGGTTTGGCTGGTGGAACCTCACCTCGAACGCAGCCGGATGGCGCTCGCTTTTGTCGTCGCGGGACTCGCCTTTGCGGCCGTGGTGCTGCTCGCCGTGGCAATCGGGCCGGTCACCCTGAGAGCGGGCGAGGCTGTCGCCGCGCTTCGCGACGCCACCGTCGGCGACCGCTCCTCCCCCGCCGCCTCCGTGGTCTACAACATTCGGCTTCCACGCATCATCGTCGGTGCCCTCGTCGGCGCCGCCCTGGCGGTGTCCGGCGCCGTCATGCAGGCGGTGTTTCGCAACCCGCTTGCCGACCCAGGCATCATCGGCGTGTCCGCCGGCGCCGCCAGCGCCGCCGTGCTCTCCATCGTGTTCGGTCTCACCGCCGCTGGGGCGTGGGTACTTCCCGCCGCCGCCTTCGTCGGCGCGCTGTGCACCGTCGCGGTGGTGCAGTCCATCGCCTACTGGCGCGGCGGCGGGCCGATCACGCTCGTCTTGGTCGGCATTGCGGCCAGCGCCTTCCTGGGCGCCGTAACCTCCGCCGCGGTGGCAAATGCTCCCCAGGACAGCGACGTCCGCGGCATCGCCTTCTGGCTCAACGGCGACTTGGTCGCCCGCACGTGGACCCACGTGGGCGTCGCACTACCGATTCTCGTAGGGTTGATCGCCCTCATCGCCCTGGGCCGCGACCTCAACGTGCTTACCCTCGGCGACTCCACAGCACGCAGCCTCGGCGTGAACACCTCCATCCTGCGCCCCGTTGTCCTGTCACTGGCCGCCCTGCTCGCCGCGTGCGCCGTGGCCGTGTCCGGGATCATCGGCTTCGTGGGGCTTGTCGTCCCGCACCTAGTCCGCCTCACCGTGGGGCCGGAGCACCGGGCGCTCCTGCCGCTCGCGGCTGTGGCGGGGGCGACCTTCGTCGTCGCGGCAGACACCGTGGCGCGCACGATCTTCGACCCCGTGGTCCTCCAAACGGGATCCGTCGTAGCCTTCATCGGCTCACCCATCTTCCTCTGGCTGCTGCTGCGCACCCTCGGGCCAGCGGGGAGGGGGCAGCTGTGACGTACACCCGCCTCCGCGCAACGGGTCTGAGCCGCGCCGGGATCCTCCACGACGTCGAGTTTTCCGCCCGGCGCGGCGAGATCACCACCATCATCGGCCCCAACGGCGCGGGCAAATCGACGCTCCTCGCCCACCTCGCGGGCCTTGTCCGCCCCGAGCGCGGGCAGGTGCTTCTCGACGACACCCCCCTGCCCTCCCTCGGCGCGCGCGAGCGCGCCCGGGCCATGTCGCTCGTCCCGCAGGACACGACAGCCGGCGCCGAGATGCGGGTACACCAGCTCGTGGAAACCGGGCGGCACCCCCACATCGGCCGCTTCGACCGGGCCAGCGGCGAGGACCGCCGCCGCATTGCGGACGCCCTCGCCCTCACGGGCACGGAGCACCTCGCCACCCGGACGGTCGCCTCCCTGTCGGGCGGCGAGCGCCAGCGCGTCCACATTGCCCGGGCGCTGGCGCAGGACGCGCCCTTCATGCTTCTCGACGAGCCCACCAGCGCCCTCGACCTCAAGCACCAGGCGGGCATCGAAGAGCTCATGCGCTCGGCGCGCGACGGCGGCCGGGCCGTCGTCGCCGTCGTCCACGACCTGAGCTTGGCCGCGCGGGTCAGCGACACCGTGACCCTCCTCGCCCAGGGGAAGGTGGCGGCGTCCGGCCCCCCGGACTCAACGATCACGGAGGAGGTCATCGGCGCGGCCTACGACGTCCCGGTGCGCATCCACCGGGACCCATTTACCCACACACCGATCGTCACGGTACTCACCTAGAAAGGACTCACCATGAACACGCTTGCCACCCGTTGCGTCGCCCTTATGTGCGGTGCGGCGCTGTCTGTCGGGCTCGCCGCCTGCTCCTCCGGCGCGAACCCCGAGCCAGCCCCCAGCAGCGAACCTGCCGCCGAGCAGCCCGCGGTCGAGCAGCCCCAGCGCATCGCGGCGCTGTCCAGCGATGTCGCCTCGCTAGTCGCCGCCATCGCGAAACCCGAAAACATCGCCGTCATCACCGACATCGGCGAGCAGACCCCCGAGGGCCCGCAGGTGCTCCGGGGCGATCACGCCGTCGACCCCGAACAGATCCTCAGCGCCTCCCCCGACCTCGTTCTTTTGACCTCGCGCCACGGCCAGGAAAGGGACGCCGCCGCCCTGGTGGAGCAAAGTAACATCCCCGTCGTCCAATTCGACGGGGCGAGCGACTTTTCCACCATCGACGCCATCGTGGACAACATCGACAAGCTCGGCGAACTGCTCGGTGAGCCCGAGCGCGCCGCGCAGCTGCGCGAGGAGATCGAAACCACCCGCGCCCGGGTGCACGAGCAGATCCCCGGGGGCCCGGCGCCGCGGGTCCTGCCGCTGATGGCCCGCGGCGAGCAGCGCATGGTCGTCCCGCCCTCCGCGCTGCTGCATGGGCTCGTCGCCGAGGCCGGGGCGGAGGCTTTGACCGGCAACTCCGGCGGGCGCGGCCCCGCCCCCGCCGACCCGGAGCTCATCGCCGCGCTGAACCCCGACGTCATCCTCATCGAGGACTTCCGGGGCCGAGGCCGCAGCGACTTCGAGGAGATTTTGGGCAACCCGGCGCTGAGCCAGGTGCCCGCCGTGCTCAGCGGCAACATCCACTACCTGCCCAGCGACCAGGTCACGGTGGCGGGCGCGGCGCGCGTCGGCGAGGGGCTCGCCGCCGTCGCCCGCGCCATCTACACCCCCGGGGAGTGACGCCGAGGGGGCGTCGATAAGCGAAGTGCTACTTCTGCATCGTCCCGGTCTCGATGATGCGGTTGTGGAAGTCGAACGCGTGCTTCAGGTCGTGCGGGGTGGCCTGGAACTGGGACTTCGAGGCGAGCTCGACGTACTCCTGGAGCAGCGGACGGTAGCTCGGGTGGGCGATGGAGATCATCTTCTCCACGCGGTCGCGCGCGGCAAGCCCGCGCAGGTCGGCGACGCCGTACTCGGTGATGAACACCATCGCGTCGTGCTCGGTGTGGTCGACGTGGGAGACCATGGGCACGATCGCGGAAATCGC
This is a stretch of genomic DNA from Corynebacterium auris. It encodes these proteins:
- the murA gene encoding UDP-N-acetylglucosamine 1-carboxyvinyltransferase → MKERFLVQGGTRLEGSVRVDGAKNSVLKLMAATLLTEGTTTLRNCPQILDVPLMRDVLVGLGCEVEIDGSVVTITTPADVSPHADFDAVRQFRASVAVLGPLAARCGEAYVALPGGDAIGSRPLDMHQSGLEKLGATTYIQHGAVVARADKLTGANIKLDFPSVGATENIVTAAVLAEGRTTLDNAAREPEIVDLCDMLNAMGARIAGAGTSTITVDGVDKLRPTEHTVVGDRIVAGTWAYAAAMTRGDITVTGIAPRHLHLALEKLKISGASVESYDSGFRVRMQDRPRAVDYQTLPFPGFPTDLQPMAIGISAIADGASVITENVFEARFRFVDEMLRLGADASVDGHHVVLRGVERLSSTDVWASDIRAGAGLVLAGLVADDVTTVHDVAHIDRGYPNFVEKLTALGADIRRV
- the ramA gene encoding acetate metabolism transcriptional regulator RamA, which encodes MDAQRIRDDDDAIRSALTALKTATAIPVAMYGTLLNDNRLQITQWIGLRTPALQNLLIEPGSGVGGRVVATRRAVGVSDYVRASVISHEYDRQIQDEGLHSVVAVPVIVQREIRGVLYVGVHSPVRLGDKVIEEVTMTARTLEQDLAINAALRRSEGAAGNPKPGRIMNGAEWEQVRSTHSKLRMLANRVKDDTLRKELEQLCDQMVSPVRVKQSTKLSARELDVLSCVALGHTNVEAAEEMGIGAETVKSYLRSVMRKLGAHTRYEAVNAARRIGALP
- the cysK gene encoding cysteine synthase A, yielding MAQPKIAANVLDLIGNTPLVELHDVTGDVKARVLAKLEFYSPANSVKDRIGKAIVEAAEASGELKPGGTIVEATSGNTGIALALVGAAKGYKVVLTMPETMSTERRVVLRALGAEIVLTPGSAGMKGAVEKADEIVNSTDNAILARQFENDANPKIHYATTGPEIWEDTDGEVDILVAGVGTGGTISGAGAYLKERKPEVKLVAVEPAASPLLTKGEAGPHKIQGLGANFIPGTLDREILDEVIAVPHEDAVSVSRELARTEGILGGISTGANLKAALDVAARPENEGKTIVVIVPDFGERYISTILYEDIRD
- the epsC gene encoding serine O-acetyltransferase EpsC; this translates as MWKAVNMIREDLRNARAHDPAARGDIENAIVYSGLHAIWIHRVCHWLWKREVRGPARVLAQFARFLTGVEIHPGATIGRRFFIDHGMGVVIGETAEIGDGVMLYHGVTLGGQVLTQTKRHPTIGDNVTIGAGAKVLGPITIGANSAIGANAVVTKSVPPNSIAVGIPAKVRERRAEETKHLVDPDKYFDPGSYII
- a CDS encoding S41 family peptidase is translated as MKDDALRQVRGVESYEDTHASLREVIKAAGGKHSNIFPAGEDSAEDPDQRDPSVVPRGDVAFATVPDVSRHDDVQAYADTLTEGILAHAACGAVVDLRGNVGGDMGPMVAGVSPLLPDGPALSFVSRFGTTDVTVDGNSVRGGGTPVTTQGGKRDVPVALLVDADTASSGEATMLAFRGLERSRSFGEPTAGYASANMVIDLYDGAHMTITTAKDKARTGEEFAEDPIQPDVRTTDAEAEAIAWLKEQGCSPE
- a CDS encoding IS256 family transposase produces the protein MTTVSPKKGHDPSRVNEISAKLMENPEIAALIGELSTSVDDASDLVKGLLQASINAGLQAEMDAHLGYGHSDRAAKAQVSPSNGGNHRNGSYTKTVGTGYGPVDITVPRDRAGTFHPVMVPKGARRLTELDDMIVSLYAGGMTVRDIQHHLASTLGVDISPDTISTITDAVLDEVMVWQNRQLDEFYPVIFLDALRVKIRDGHRVVNKACYMAVGIDIDGTKHILGLWIADNEGAAFWASVCADLANRGVNDVFIVCCDGLKGLPEAVEATWPNSMVQTCIVHLIRAANRWVSYKDRKSVSSALRQVYTAPNEDAACAALDAFEASELGRKYPQSVKVWRDAWERFIPFLQFPPAARRVLYTTNAIESLNAELRKATRNRGQFPTDAAALKTLWLMVCNIEDKRAAQRAKKAKRAIDCNGYIEGAKTSGWKQAINQLSVAYPDRFANYL